CTAAACGCCATTTACCTAATATTTAATAGTTAAGTAGTtaataattaactatttaacTATAATTAACTATTAAACTACATAATTTAAGttctatttgcaaaaaaattaaatacttaatcTAACAAATAAACTTACATAACTAGTTGTTAATACCTTGgaatttaaatagataaataaatttcaatagataataaaaatttcgtTTGAATTTTCAACGCCGTCTTAGTTCAATgcaatcaattaaattaaatgttgatgtgttttttttgtaaattataatcatttttaaccaGTTCGCTTACAAAATtcacattataaaaaattgaaaatggaatctttgtttgtttattcattATCTACTTCTTGTAAACATTTCATGTAACTATGTCTTCgtccttttttctatataacatACACAGTATTCAGATTGCGTTACTACAGAACTGATATGAACTTGTAGTGGTACACTGACTTTCATAGCTTTTTAATACACCTATAAAGATCACAACAGTTATATATTAAAGTTACAGGCGATGATGTCCAATTTGAACggtactttttgtttttatttttatttctaatctGGAATAACACACATACCTATACTATATACTTAATGGAACTTACAATGAGTATGAAAATATTTAGCCTATAGATCTCAGATCTATAGGCTAAATATTTTCATACATGGAGTTTCATCTAACTGTATTATTCTGTCATAGTAGATAAGGCCATGATATAGATATTGTCATTTAAGCGCTTAcacatttttattctaacatatataataattaattttttttattactattattatttcatatttatcgtacatacttttttttggctactgtgttttattttttttttttcgttttttcttaaaaatatattagtttttataatctCATGGAAAAAATGATTCCGACCGGGTTTTTTAGAAgttgatatttaaaacattcaaaaccaGATAGAAACCCCCTTAAAAGAGCCAatattatatctattttttGATGAGAATCtagaatttaacataatttaaaactcAACTCTGGtgtatttttactttcatttttggATATTGTGCGCGTACTCGTCCccttataatatttgtttttaattcttataatgatcaaaatttttaaatgtctgTCGGCTTACACTTTAGAACATTTGTAATCAACTTGTGTCTTTGTTTATTACACTTTTGTTTTGGCATTTTAATTGCggatattttttacaaagagaTCGCATCGTCTGTATTATGCGAAAATATTTCTTActttaatctttgtttttttctatttagtttCGATTCTATTAATCcgcattttttcataaagaactTATAAACAGGCTAAAAATCAATCTATTTGCGTATAAGTCAATTAGAATGCTAAAGCTTTAGCATTCTAATTGACTTATACGCAAATAgattgattttttgatgtttcagataggacactttcatacattgtgcaaactccaaacttaagtatgttcatTGAAAAATTTAGGATGgcggagcctgggaacaaaaatgcCCTAAAACTCTGTTCCTCACTGCCCAAACGTGAGGGCACGGATGTAGTAAAAGTTCTAACTTTACTAAAGAAGCACACACACAAAATGATGGGGTGTAAATTTTGCATGgttataacttttgtaatttacaatatttttctacgaaatttaaaatctgtcaataaatttaaatttagtttaagataatatagaattttattttatagttagaATTTTTATTACGTCAGTGCCCTCACGTTTGGGCAGGGAGGGACAGGGAGGGTTTTTTGTTCCCTGGCTCCGCCATCCCAAATTTTTGCAAGGCCTCCTCATTTGACATAGAtatgaacatacttaagtttagaGTTTGCAAAATGTGTGACAATGTCCTATctgaatataattatatacttcTTATATATGAGCCCATGAGATGCATAGTGGtataagtcatttttttcaatattttgagtTATTGCCACCAATGGTTAGCACTTTGTTTATTCTATTACATGACAGAGTGGTATAAGTCTAATGCTATCGATAATGATGCTGGAACTGTTTTTTGTTATGCTTCTCACTAAACAGCTGTTTTTGTTCACAGCCATAGTGATATTAGTCAGACTTATACCAAACTAGATTTGAGTGACTTATACCACTATGCATCTCAGGGGCTCATATAATTATATaccaataattataatttatttaattttaccttaattacaaagtaaattaaaaaacttaaattaaattaaatagtgaACTATAAATTTAGTTACTAAAGTTATGCTTATAAGCTTAATAACTCTTTTAAATTCTGTctcatttttttgattgatatttttcacaaatttgTTACATAccgtaatatatatttttgattgataTTTCACACTTATTTGTTACATACCgtaatatatattctaaattttatctaactttaacttatttattaggtagattgtaaattaaagtgaaaagttaatataaaactatatttttttaagcattagATTTAATCTGACTTAATCACATTtcctttaaaatatcttttaatagcTCTTTAACACAAATACAACTTTAGTTACCGAAAactattaatttgtatttaaatttttaaacaatgggGCCGATGACACGGGTTTGAAGTAGAGGGGCAAAAtcgtcaatttttaaaaaaagtcctctatatctatatatttttaaaaaataacaaaagttctTTACAAAAAAGGTGGGGTGGGGGGCCAGTAGCCTCtttttccccccccccccccccagtTTTATCGGCCCCGtacaataataaagtaaattataaagttaatataaatataaactagtaaaaaccataacatttgtaatttatatataactataaactaatttacattaaaaaaagccaTTATTACGTGTCCTACCTAAATAGGCTATCATATCTTtctgaaaagattttttaattaattacatgtttttttttttataagcatatgaaatttttgaaacaggctcgggtatgcttaagcaaaaagttaaaagaggctcaaaaatatgctaaagcttaagcatatttctaataaaatatgcttatttcAATACTTTCTTAAAGTGTACGCGTTACTTAAGGTTAATgggtataagaaaaataaaaagttgacttATGCTCTGTATTTGCTTTGGTTTTAATGTAGCTGAATTAATGTTATagtatgataataaaaaataaaacatatatactatatacaaatgttatcaataaaatcaaagatATGAACTTCGCATTCCTTCTCGTCCGGACCAATAAAGGTGTCATCTGGAAGAATTTCGTTGGCACTTTCATTTATAGCATCATCTACCTCCACTGGTTGAATATCACCCCTGATTTCCTATGGGTTGATCACTTCCAGGATCAATGATGGATGGTGGGGGAACTTTATAACAATCAAGGCCCTCTGGTTTAACTAGCGAATCTTCTGAGCCATCAGAAGTCATTAAACATCCAGTCATCGTCCAACATTTCTTCCTTTGCTTGTCATACTTTGAAGTGTTTAAAGCTTTCCATGCTTCCCCTGCCCAATGTGTAATCAAAATTCGTCTCTCTTTTGCAGTGTAGGGCATTTCATTACTGAACCATCTATCAGAATGATTATCTCTATCGAGCCATTTTTGATGTTCAATGGTAATAAGTCTTTTCAGAGTGGCAGCATATCCTGCGTCAACTGGTTGCCAAAGGTCAGTGGCACTTGGTAGACCGTACCAGAGAAGTCCTTTAGCAGCAGCCACAGCATCTTTAAAATCCTCCTGCATCTGTCCCTTCAAGTTGTCCAGCAAAAGAACAAATTTATCAAGCttttgttcttttacaaatGGAAGAAGTGTTTTATCACACCAGTGCTTACAGACGTTTTGGTCTAACCAAGCATTTTGCTGGAAGTAAACGTGAATATCTTTGTGCCATGCTAACTTTTCGTCTTTTGAAATGCGTTTTCCTTGACCTCTAAAAATGATGGCTAGCTTTGGTTGCTCTCCTTCTGGGCGAAACATAATTTGAAGGGAACATTGCCTTTTTTCCAATCCTGAGCCGGGTTGTGAGATCCATGTATTATGTGTTGCACCTTGACCCTTGGGTACATACTCATAAGTTTTCTTACCATGAACAACAAAGGGAAGTGGGCTCTGGTCAACATTGAGCCTTTGTCCAGGTTGGTACCGTCCCCATTTTTTGTCGTAACTTGGATCTTTAGAACCTGTTCTGATACACTTTTCTCTGAATGTGGCATGCCATTTCTGTAATAATGGTTCCATTTCTTTCTTATGTTTCCTTTTGTTTCTTTGTTTCGATCtcatttttaactcttttttttgtaaaaatcgaACTATAACATGAAGTTTTATTTCCACGTTTGGATCAATGTTTAATTGTATATTTCTAGCTTTACTCCAAAGCCAGGAAAAGTTTACAATATGACCTTTCGATCTGGCTTGTAAAAATTCATTGTAAATAGCTTCGTACAGTTCAAGATATTTTGTGGAACGTCTTCCCTTCAGAAACAATCTGCGATAGGATGATTCGGCATCTTTAataatagtttctttttttttaagccatCGCGAAATCTGACTTTGTGTTACACCAAACGACTCTGCTATAGTTTCTTGATTTGCCTCATAACCATAGGCGTTAATTGCTTCTGCTTTAAAGGCAGCAGTATATTGGTGGCGTTTCTTACCAGCTAATTGGCGAGACTcttcactttttttcatttcactAACAACTTTGTTGACTATATTATTGAGCACATCTTTCACTGCTAGAGTGATAAGTTCTTCGTTTCTTTGAAGAACTTGTGATTGTGAATGTTTACAATCTTGTTTGCTAATTCCGTGAATAACTTTAACATGAAAAGCTAGTCCTTGTtggcttttaaataattttttgcaatgtttgcATTCAACACTAGTTTCAACAGCTTCTAACGGCAATCGGATTGCACTCATTTCTCCTCTGtgcataacattttttgtgaAACCAAACGCTGCCAATGTAGGCTGCTTTCTCTTTATTATCtttgacattattattattattttatcagtatctgaaaataaaacttaaaaataaaataaacattttaaataaggtattaaataAACTACACATTAAAAgcgagagagagagaaaaaaaaagagagaaataaAACACTTCAGAGCGACTtctaaactttatgtttttatgttcaAGTATTGAGGTTTAGGTTTTGCAATACAATGACTTCATTACTTCATTAAGTCATTGCATTGCAAAACATAAACTtcgatttttgttgtttttgttggtttaaatttagaaatatatttaaaatctttaactaaataaaattctaattttttaaatagtttatcaaGGCTCAGGAATATGCTTacatatgcttatttttttccCAAATCTGAGCCTCTATATGCTTATAAGcgttatgcttataaaaaaaaaaacatgtagaTTGCTGCCTCAAAACCCAAAGACAATGAATGTATACTTCACTGCGCATGTCTCTATTAAAGTCAGCCGATACGCGCATATTTCACTGCATGAATAGTTATTAAAGATTCTTAAAATGTCTttgagtgaaatatttatttatcattattacaaCACTgatagactttttttaaatctattttgttttcactaaactgtaaaataaataacaaaatcaataattgttgttgttgtttactTTACAGTCTGTcagtcttttaaataaaataaatttaaaaaaagtacattatTGTATGCACAATTATTGTGCATaagaaataacaaattaataatttttcatctTTGTTTATATGACTCACCCTCCACCGTCACCCTGTAGTACACAGGCCCGTAGCAACCGGGGGTAacagcattttttgaaaaaatgactaaaaaaaaaaaaggtccttaaaactatttttatccaGCATCGCCctctttcccccccccccccctccaatataatttttttcccaCAGGCCTGGTACATACATAATTTAATCACAATAATTCTTTCACTGAATAACCTGCTTTCAAATATTTGTACAACATCTTTTATAAATTCtcacttatatataatatatatattataatctttattCCACTCTCTCTTTTTTACGGCcaaaaaaaagtgcttaaaCTTGCGATTAGACTTTTTTCTTTAGTtgcgaataaaaaaaaaaaaagtaacaacgcaacttaaaatactttatattaaaaaggattttataaaaaaaaaaaaaaaggtaattgttttaaatgtaaatttgtaatgtaaatgttaatttatgtatttaaatttaaatgtaaaaaaatgtgaatgtaaattttttatgtttttcaagaaagattgtttatgaaaatttatttgtctattttattttttaaatatatccaAACCCAATAATGTGATTTGAAGAGTATATAGAATtcatataaaatcaattattatttgTGAAGGAATTTCTTCAACAAACTGACGATTATGACAAGTAGTGCAAAGAAATCAATAAGGTTAAAGCCGATTACAGACACAcctattaaataaatcattttcacacctattaaataaatcattttcacCTGATAAAAGACGAGCTAATGTTGTGAGATTatatcttaaagatgttttcaatcttgaaactttttaattaaaaaaggatGACAAAACGAAATATAAAAGTatagatattaataaaatattaaattttttaatttaaattgttagttttatattattaattcaactttttgcaaaaactgtttgaaaaaataaaaattattaaatgctttatataaatataataataaaaatactattaataataataacaataataataataataacagtatatatatatgtatatatatatatatatatatatatatatatatatatatatatatatatatatatatatatatatatatatatatatatatatatatatatatatgcatttatgcATTATATTAAACAGAATATGAGGTATTTTAGTTTTCAGTGATGGAATTAGTTATTCTATTGATTTCTATATTTTTGGatactattttgttatataggtaCGAACCCCggtatgaaatataaaattgtaaaaacctCGTTTTTCTTATTAGCAATGTGTTTCTTTTGTGTATCTGTTGgtgttaactttaaaaatttaattgtactaactttaatttttttaaagcttgatTAGGTTATGTTAGTAGGTATTAATTTGGTTGACATTTAGCGCATTTAAGGCTTTTAGTTAGGGTTCAGGCTGggtcttttttataaacaagttttaatgCATGTTTTCGTTTTATATGAAAAGAATTCAATTTGGATTGTGGGTACTTACTAtctaaaactaaagttaaattcatccacagattttaaattttgtaaaaaaatattgtaagttACAAAAGTTATGATAATGCAAATTTTTTGATTCCTTCTCCCCACACACACAAAGTGAGGGTGTAAATTTTGCATGgttataacttttgtaatttacaatattttctaCGAAATTTTTGCAAGGCCTCCTCATTTGGCATAGATATGAACATGATATTTGACATAGATATGAATAAACTCCctccctcaatttgagggggccacaactttacatggtcataaagACTGAACactgaataatttaaacataaaatttgaaatctgttTAGGAATACATaagtagtttatttttatgaaaaaacaaataattcaaCTCATTTCCCTAACGTTTAgagtagggggggggggggggtaggaTTTTAGGAtttcttgttcccattctcctatgacagtaattttttttgtgaagaatcttttcgtcatacatatgaacgtaaaaaatttggaatattctttttgtctaaaagttggttattttaaacatttaaaaatattcctaCATCACTGGTTCATACATTCAAAAAGACTTTTAACTGAAGTTGAggaataatataatatataatataaaaattgctgtACAAACTATTTAAGTTTGGTGAGTCAAAATTACGTTGAGTTTTGACTGTAACAGccgttaaatgtaaaatttcgcaaataaaataaaaaaaaaagttcgtaaatagagttttgtttcaaaagttcaaaattttgtcTATTCTATTTTTgaacatgtttttgtttgcagaATCGATTGCATCCTGTGACAGTAAATTCCAATAGTCGACCACTCTGTTTGTTGAATAATAATACcttataataatatgaaaacaTCAAGATATTTAAATCCGTGTTTTAAAAAACCCAGTGTTCAATTTGCCTTATTTTCTACACTGATAACATGATTTTCCCATTTGAGGTCATTTGATATTATCACACCTAAATATCTTTCAATTTCTGTTGAAAGAGATTTAGGTGTGATAATATCAAATGACCTCAAATGGGAAAATCATGTTATCAGTTAGCAACATTGGTGATTTGAATCCtcaatttattatcaaattagGAGGTCACATTTGCAAAATGTGATCTCCTAATTTGTAACTAAATTGAGGATTCAAATTACCAATGTGCATTCTTTTACACTTTTCTCTGTTGAATTTAATAGACCCCTTTTTCAACCAGTCTAATAACTTAAGTCTTCTTGAAGAGCATTGTTGTTACTTTCATTATTAATTACTGGCATTatttttgtatcatctgcaaataattctaatttatttagtatatttacttttaagtcatttataaatatgaaaaacagGAGTGGACCGAGGACAGAACCTTGTGGAGCTCCACTTGTGACTTCCTGCCAATCTGAAACAAACTCACCCAGAACTACTCGTTGTTTTCTATTATTAGGAAATAATTTACACCATTGTAGGTTATAGGATTGAAAACCATAACCATAAAGGTTGCAGCATAATTTCGATAAAGAAACTGAATCAAAGGCTTTTGCAAAGtccaaaaatattatatcaatattattaccAATTTCAATTTTGCTTGTTATAAAATCTAAAGTCTCTAATAAATTGGAGCAACAATTTTTACCATTAACAAATCCATGCTGTTCACTTGCTACTAACTTATTTAAAGCCAAATGGTTCATCATAACACTGTGAATAATTTTCTCCATTACCTTGCATACTATTGATGTTATTGATATTGGTCGATAATTTGAAGGATCTAACTTATCTCCTTTCTTGAATAGTGGAGTTATGTTTGCAGTTAACCATTCGTTTGATGTAACACCACtataaaatgacattttaaagATCAGTGATAAAGGATGGAAAAGTGATTTTGAACATTCTTTGAGAACACGAGGATGAACTTTGTCTACACCGattgttttattaacattaatgtTTACTAACTGATATTTAGCATCAGTGTCATTAAAACTAGGAtcgctaaaataaaaattacattttgaaGGAAAAGTTACATGGTCTAATACCTCATCTATTAAAAATACTGAAACAAAATActcatttaaacaatttgcaATATCTACTTCATTTGTTATAATTGAACCATTAAAGGTTTTGAGTGCTTTAATTGAatcttttataactattttactatttaaatatgcataaaCACTTTTAGGGTTGTTCTTTGAGTTTTTAGCCagatttaattcaaaagttcTTATATCTTTattgactcttttttttttacatttttgttcaatgttttatagttatttacCATGTCAGTTTGTTTAAATCTTGAATGCCTGCATTTGTACCATAACCTTTTCTTTAACTTAACCATTTTTCGAAGTTCTTTAGTCATCCATGGAGcatattttttacttgtatCGTAACTAATAATTGGAATAAATTTATCATATCTAGTATGATATATATTTAGCCATTTTTTATAAGCTTGActagcatttaaatttttaaactcattttccCAATCaaaacttgtaaaatattttgaaagttcttcATAATTtcctttaatatataataattttgtttttatttttggtttttaatcaatgttgttgtttttataaaaatatttgaaattcaATATATGGTTGTCCATGTTCAATTCCAcctaataaaataagtttgtgtcatccgcaaacattattatattaagttttatttttgaggcTTTAGCAAAACCATTAATATATAACAGAAACAGTGGGGTCCAAGAATGAAACTTTTAGGAACACCACAttctactttttacttttaagttaGTTTTGGATGTGTATCTTGATCTGAAATAATACATTGTCGCTTGTTACAacggtaatttttaaaataatcaaggGTGATAATATGTCCCTTACCTTTCCAATTGTCTATGCAAATAGTTATGGTTTACAGTGTCGAACATTTTTGACAAGCCGAAAAGatttgtaatttgtaaaaaatttttatcaaaaaaattacttattaattAGATCTAACGTCGCGTGTTTAATTGAGTAATTTGGAAACTGAAGTAAGCTTTTGGAAACGGAATCGTTATTTATTTAggattttattttcagtaaaatattcGTATAATCTGTTATTGATTAATCGTTCAAGTTGCTTAAAGAAGATGGAAAGTATATGTCTgtagttatttaatataaccgcttttaaatatatcggtacaatttttaaatatattggtacaatttttaaatatatcggtacaatttttaaatatatcggTACGATTTTGGCTTTTTTTAGTTTGTCCGCAGCAACACTTTTCTTaattaataacttatatattatgaATATGGATTTTTTCTATTATCGTTTAATACTCCATTAATACAAATATCATCTATAACTAGCATTTTACTCAATTTCAAGGAATTTAGGGCAAATGTCGATTTCTTCATAAATTTGTTCCTTAAATTTTAGTTCACTAATGGTCTTACTTAGATATGATTTAAATGAGTGATTAagacaattaaatttttagggccaatatttacaaaaaatttagtttttcagcaattttatttttcttattgtaCTTTTTATTGCTTATGACAATTTGACTTGGTAAactattgatatttttgttgctaATTATTTCTTTCcatgttttttaatgccaaaaattgcatatttttcatttttttaaataaatgtttgtaccgtttctaagtttttaacttctttgcatcactattttttaaaaatttgatgttaagctttagcttttttttgtgtaatttttttatgtcacaacccagtgggcacgggacttaaaaaaacatcttttgaacgttcaaaagacatctaaaacgtttaaaagacgtttaaaaaatcCCCCCATGCTTGCTAGGTAGTGGTCTGTGGACACTGTTTTTTGCTTTTGTGTGTTATTCTATAATAAGAAAGtgattattatagtttttttcgagaaaaaaaatcatttataaaaacgcaattttttaagtaaattttttttacgtaaaaaaaatgCGTTAACTCGAAGAATTTATCGCTGTTCGTATTTTTTTCGGCCATTGctataaagcataaaacatataaaattcaCGTACTTCTTTTCTTCGTAACAcgtcatttattttaattattattaagtaggcctacttaataattttattagttattaagtAGGTTGTGCTG
The nucleotide sequence above comes from Hydra vulgaris chromosome 09, alternate assembly HydraT2T_AEP. Encoded proteins:
- the LOC136085330 gene encoding jerky protein homolog-like; translated protein: MSKIIKRKQPTLAAFGFTKNVMHRGEMSAIRLPLEAVETSVECKHCKKLFKSQQGLAFHVKVIHGISKQDCKHSQSQVLQRNEELITLAVKDVLNNIVNKVVSEMKKSEESRQLAGKKRHQYTAAFKAEAINAYGYEANQETIAESFGVTQSQISRWLKKKETIIKDAESSYRRLFLKGRRSTKYLELYEAIYNEFLQARSKGHIVNFSWLWSKARNIQLNIDPNVEIKLHVIVRFLQKKELKMRSKQRNKRKHKKEMEPLLQKWHATFREKCIRTGSKDPSYDKKWGRYQPGQRLNVDQSPLPFVVHGKKTYEYVPKGQGATHNTWISQPGSGLEKRQCSLQIMFRPEGEQPKLAIIFRGQGKRISKDEKLAWHKDIHVYFQQNAWLDQNVCKHWCDKTLLPFVKEQKLDKFVLLLDNLKGQMQEDFKDAVAAAKGLLWYGLPSATDLWQPVDAGYAATLKRLITIEHQKWLDRDNHSDRWFSNEMPYTAKERRILITHWAGEAWKALNTSKYDKQRKKCWTMTGCLMTSDGSEDSLVKPEGLDCYKVPPPSIIDPGSDQPIGNQG